One stretch of Myxocyprinus asiaticus isolate MX2 ecotype Aquarium Trade chromosome 23, UBuf_Myxa_2, whole genome shotgun sequence DNA includes these proteins:
- the dync2li1 gene encoding cytoplasmic dynein 2 light intermediate chain 1 isoform X1, which produces MPKISSDTLWDVAAAEVRNRENRTGEEDAEEDAHFPTESTVFLMGSKAGGKTTILLRFLDRDEAPKPTLALEYTFGRRARGHNTPKDIAHLWELGGGISLSDLVQIPITADNISALSVVLVLDLSKPNALWETMERLLESARSQVEKVCASLQKTGESRSGKQPSQNRVSRVLHKDYPDRELINPFPVSLLIIGSKFDIFQDFDSEKRKVICKTLRFVAHFYGASLIFTSSKSETTVSKARSFVNQLAFGTERPKSISTDPSKPLVIPAGLDSLSQIGPPVTSDVDIGTLHAKNPLDLWKKVFERVFPPESIKERKELKDPAKDPQYSEPLIDSMRAQKDQELEQYKREQAKSWKNVALDPKI; this is translated from the exons ATGCCTAAAATAAG CTCGGACACATTATGGGATGTGGCTGCAGCAGAAGTGCGCAACAGGGAGAACAGGACAGGTGAAGAGGATGCTGAGGAGGATGCACACTTCCCCACCGAGAGTACAGTTTTCTTAATGGGCAGTAAAGCAGGG GGTAAAACAACAATATTACTGCGGTTCCTCGACAG AGATGAAGCACCTAAACCTACACTGGCGTTGGAGTATACTTTTGGTAGAAGGGCGAGAGGACATAATACG CCTAAAGACATAGCTCATCTGTGGGAACTAGGAGGTGGCATTTCTTTATCAGATCTTGTTCAGATTCCCATCACAGCTGACAATATCAG TGCGTTGTCTGTGGTGCTTGTCCTGGATCTGTCGAAACCCAATGCTCTGTGGGAGACCATGGAGAGGCTGCTTGAGTCAGCTCGAAGCCAGGTGGAAAAAGTGTGCGCCTCACTCCAAAAGACAGGAGAATCTAGATCCGGCAAACAACCAAGCCAGAACAGAGTCTCACGAGTCCTCCACAAGGACTATCCG GACAGAGAGCTCATAAACCCTTTTCCTGTTTCTCTTCTCATAATTGGTAGCAAGTTTGACATCTTTCAG GATTTTGATTCAGAGAAGAGAAAAGTGATCTGTAAGACTCTACGCTTTGTAGCCCATTTCTATGGAGCATCATTAATT TTCACCAGCAGTAAGTCAGAAACCACAGTGTCTAAAGCCAGGAGTTTTGTCAATCAGCTGGCATTTGGGACTGAAAGGCC AAAGTCAATCTCTACAGACCCCAGCAAACCTCTGGTTATTCCAGCGGGCCTAGACTCCCTCAGTCAGATTG GTCCACCTGTGACCTCTGATGTTGATATTGGAACCCTACATGCCAAAAACCCCTTAGACCTTTGGAAAAAGGTTTTTGAAAGGGTTTTTCCACCAGAG AGCATCAAGGAACGTAAAGAGCTGAAAGATCCTGCCAAAGACCCTCAGTACAGTGAGCCCCTTATAGACTCCATGAGAGCACAGAAAGACCAG GAGCTGGAGCAGTACAAGAGAGAGCAGGCCAAGTCATGGAAAAATGTTGCTCTGGACCCAAAGatttaa
- the dync2li1 gene encoding cytoplasmic dynein 2 light intermediate chain 1 isoform X2 translates to MPKISSDTLWDVAAAEVRNRENRTGEEDAEEDAHFPTESTVFLMGSKAGGKTTILLRFLDRDEAPKPTLALEYTFGRRARGHNTPKDIAHLWELGGGISLSDLVQIPITADNISALSVVLVLDLSKPNALWETMERLLESARSQVEKVCASLQKTGESRSGKQPSQNRVSRVLHKDYPDRELINPFPVSLLIIGSKFDIFQFTSSKSETTVSKARSFVNQLAFGTERPKSISTDPSKPLVIPAGLDSLSQIGPPVTSDVDIGTLHAKNPLDLWKKVFERVFPPESIKERKELKDPAKDPQYSEPLIDSMRAQKDQELEQYKREQAKSWKNVALDPKI, encoded by the exons ATGCCTAAAATAAG CTCGGACACATTATGGGATGTGGCTGCAGCAGAAGTGCGCAACAGGGAGAACAGGACAGGTGAAGAGGATGCTGAGGAGGATGCACACTTCCCCACCGAGAGTACAGTTTTCTTAATGGGCAGTAAAGCAGGG GGTAAAACAACAATATTACTGCGGTTCCTCGACAG AGATGAAGCACCTAAACCTACACTGGCGTTGGAGTATACTTTTGGTAGAAGGGCGAGAGGACATAATACG CCTAAAGACATAGCTCATCTGTGGGAACTAGGAGGTGGCATTTCTTTATCAGATCTTGTTCAGATTCCCATCACAGCTGACAATATCAG TGCGTTGTCTGTGGTGCTTGTCCTGGATCTGTCGAAACCCAATGCTCTGTGGGAGACCATGGAGAGGCTGCTTGAGTCAGCTCGAAGCCAGGTGGAAAAAGTGTGCGCCTCACTCCAAAAGACAGGAGAATCTAGATCCGGCAAACAACCAAGCCAGAACAGAGTCTCACGAGTCCTCCACAAGGACTATCCG GACAGAGAGCTCATAAACCCTTTTCCTGTTTCTCTTCTCATAATTGGTAGCAAGTTTGACATCTTTCAG TTCACCAGCAGTAAGTCAGAAACCACAGTGTCTAAAGCCAGGAGTTTTGTCAATCAGCTGGCATTTGGGACTGAAAGGCC AAAGTCAATCTCTACAGACCCCAGCAAACCTCTGGTTATTCCAGCGGGCCTAGACTCCCTCAGTCAGATTG GTCCACCTGTGACCTCTGATGTTGATATTGGAACCCTACATGCCAAAAACCCCTTAGACCTTTGGAAAAAGGTTTTTGAAAGGGTTTTTCCACCAGAG AGCATCAAGGAACGTAAAGAGCTGAAAGATCCTGCCAAAGACCCTCAGTACAGTGAGCCCCTTATAGACTCCATGAGAGCACAGAAAGACCAG GAGCTGGAGCAGTACAAGAGAGAGCAGGCCAAGTCATGGAAAAATGTTGCTCTGGACCCAAAGatttaa
- the abcg5 gene encoding ATP-binding cassette sub-family G member 5: MSRSYSMQDIFQKNGLNGSFKVVSEPNPNYQEPSCSLSVKNVSYSVSERVGPWWDLPSYRKKWTRQILNDVSFHVDSGQIMGILGNSGSGKTTLLDTIAGRIGNSGTLLGEVFVNGRKLKREEFQDCFSYVLQSDNLLSYLTVEETLTFTAQLALRQHSTEAIRKKVTAVMAELSLGHVAHSVIGGRIFPGISGGERRRVSIASQLLQDPKVILLDEPTTGLDSMTANQIVVLLAELARRDRIVIVTIHQPRSELFRIFNRIAVMSRGELVFCGQPEEMVDFFSSCEYECPEYCNPFDIYVDLTSVDTRCSEREAATYSRMHDIMSAYQNSEIYKSMLGWIEQSCQRPDKPMIPFKSKESPNCLSKLNVLLRRTVRNVSRDRMGILMRLSQNLIYGLFVAFFVMKLDSDVSKGAVQDRIGIIYQSMGASPYTGMLNAVALFPALRAIADQESKDGLYQKWQMFLAYIIHILPFSIISVFIFTSFLYWTVGMNPDPLRFLCFSAVVIVPHIIGELLTLVLLGVVQDPNMVNSGVALLNVAGIMVGSGFLRSFKQMPVVFQWLSYLTFQKYGCELLIVTEFYGLNFTCTPTADLPGSCIVENGNAIIDQGYPGALSRYTQDFLLLYAFLPALVILGIISFKIRDHLVRR; this comes from the exons ATGAGCAGATCTTATTCCATGCAGGATATTTTCCAGAAAAATGGACTAAATGGATCTTTTAAGGTGGTGTCAGAACCAAACCCAAACTACCAAGAACCGTCATGCAGTTTGAGCGTCAAAAATGTGTCCTATAGTGTCAG TGAGCGTGTAGGACCCTGGTGGGACCTTCCATCATATAGAAAAAAATGGACAAGGCAAATACTGAATGATGTGTCATTTCATGTGGACAGTGGCCAGATCATGGGAATTCTGGGGAACTCAG gTTCCGGTAAGACCACTCTATTAGATACCATAGCTGGACGAATTGGGAATTCTGGGACCTTACTGGGAGAGGTTTTTGTAAATGGAAGAAAGCTTAAAAGGGAGGAATTTCAAGACTGTTTCTCTTATGTCCTCCAG AGTGACAATCTCTTAAGCTACCTGACTGTGGAAGAGACTCTGACATTCACTGCTCAGCTTGCTTTGAGACAGCACTCCACTGAGGCCATACGCAAGAAG GTAACTGCGGTCATGGCAGAGTTGAGTTTAGGACATGTGGCTCACAGTGTGATTGGAGGCCGAATTTTCCCAGGCATTTCTGGTGGAGAGAGAAGGAGGGTCTCCATTGCCAGCCAGCTGCTTCAGGACCCAA AAGTGATTCTCCTGGATGAGCCAACCACAGGACTGGACAGCAtgacagccaatcagattgtGGTGCTGCTTGCTGAGCTGGCCAGGAGGGATCGAATCGTCATAGTGACCATCCATCAGCCCCGTTCAGAACTTTTCAGA ATTTTCAACAGAATAGCAGTCATGAGCCGAGGAGAGCTGGTGTTCTGTGGACAGCCTGAAGAGATGGTGGATTTCTTCAGCAGCTGTGAATATGAGTGTCCCGAGTACTGCAACCCCTTTGATATTTATG TTGACCTGACCTCTGTGGATACACGGTGCAGTGAGAGAGAAGCTGCCACATACAGCCGCATGCACGACATCATGTCAGCCTACCAGAACTCAGAGATCTATAAAAGCATGCTGGGATGGATCGAGCAGAGCTGCCAGAGACCAGACAAACCCATGATCCCTTTCAAAAGCAAAGAGTCCCCCAACTGCCTGTCCAAACTCAATGTCCTCCTCAG GAGGACTGTGCGAAACGTGTCTCGTGACAGGATGGGTATTCTCATGCGCCTCTCACAGAATCTCATCTACGGCCTCTTTGTTGCTTTTTTTGTCATGAAGCTGGATAGTGATGTATCAAAAGGTGCTGTGCAGGACCGAATTGGCATAATCTACCAATCCATGGGTGCATCTCCATATACTGGCATGCTGAATGCTGTGGCTCTAT TTCCTGCTTTAAGAGCCATTGCTGATCAGGAGAGTAAAGATGGCTTGTACCAGAAATGGCAGATGTTTCTGGCTTACATCATTCATATCCTCCCCTTCAGTATAATCAGTGTATTCATCTTCACCTCTTTCCTATACTG GACTGTTGGCATGAACCCAGATCCCTTGCGTTTCCTGTGTTTTTCAGCAGTGGTCATTGTGCCTCACATCATAGGTGAACTCTTAACGCTGGTCTTGTTGGGTGTCGTTCAAGACCCCAATATGGTCAACAGTGGGGTAGCTCTACTCAATGTAGCTGGTATCATGGTGGGCTCTGGATTTTTAAG GAGTTTTAAACAAATGCCTGTGGTGTTCCAATGGCTGAGTTATCTAACCTTCCAGAAGTATGGCTGTGAGCTCCTGATCGTCACTGAGTTCTATGGCCTAAACTTCACCTGTA CCCCTACAGCAGATTTGCCTGGATCATGTATTGTAGAAAATGGCAATGCAATCATAGATCAGGGTTATCCTGGAGCTCTCTCCCGTTACACACAAGACTTCCTTCTGCTCTATGCATTCCTGCCTGCACTCGTGATTCTGGGCATCATCAGCTTCAAGATACGCGACCACCTCGTTAGACGCTAG